From a region of the Ponticoccus alexandrii genome:
- a CDS encoding GNAT family N-acetyltransferase → MNVFPETIATDEIRMRPLVTGDTPTILRQLGDPDTARWMAAVKHPFGLAEAEEIQAIGQDPERRLRVIERGGVMIGCFCLIPDLWFWMDPAFRGQGLMSRALHAAITAHFATLAPPLLAICREDNQASRAVLTSLGFSRKRQGRRMFFQSEGRALPCLGHVMTPEQWMALNPPVQLCGPATLRPATQRDAPGLVHLLPRRGEDVGWPAPEALSGFIEEHRCRQPGRGLFVVMDDHRRLVGMVLRSGTVTGAVRFLSPKDAERYMPHLVTALPWLGA, encoded by the coding sequence ATGAACGTCTTTCCGGAGACCATCGCCACCGACGAGATCCGCATGAGACCGCTGGTTACAGGCGACACGCCAACGATCCTGCGCCAGCTTGGGGATCCGGATACCGCGCGCTGGATGGCGGCGGTGAAACACCCATTCGGACTGGCGGAAGCCGAAGAGATCCAGGCCATCGGCCAGGATCCGGAGCGCAGGTTGCGTGTGATCGAACGGGGCGGCGTCATGATCGGATGCTTTTGCCTGATCCCGGATCTGTGGTTCTGGATGGATCCCGCGTTTCGGGGCCAGGGCCTTATGTCACGCGCGTTGCACGCCGCGATCACCGCGCATTTCGCCACTCTGGCGCCCCCCTTGCTGGCCATCTGCCGAGAGGACAATCAGGCATCACGGGCAGTGCTGACCTCTCTGGGTTTCTCGCGAAAGCGGCAGGGCCGACGGATGTTCTTTCAATCCGAAGGCCGCGCGCTTCCCTGCCTCGGTCACGTCATGACGCCAGAGCAATGGATGGCCCTGAATCCTCCGGTGCAACTCTGTGGCCCGGCCACGCTGCGTCCGGCCACGCAGAGGGATGCGCCAGGCCTTGTGCATCTGCTGCCGCGGCGGGGTGAGGACGTGGGCTGGCCCGCCCCGGAAGCACTGAGCGGCTTCATCGAAGAGCATCGCTGCCGCCAGCCGGGCAGGGGCCTGTTCGTTGTCATGGATGACCACCGCCGTCTCGTGGGCATGGTGCTGCGAAGCGGGACGGTCACAGGGGCCGTCCGCTTCCTCTCGCCAAAGGACGCGGAGCGCTACATGCCGCATCTCGTGACCGCGCTGCCGTGGCTGGGCGCCTGA